The Malassezia japonica chromosome 5, complete sequence genome contains a region encoding:
- a CDS encoding uncharacterized protein (EggNog:ENOG503PM64; TransMembrane:1 (o36-57i)), translated as MPPQAGTPVTPQAVPHRTAAQPSKHRLLYSEIFPPLLRVLAYSTAAYFALHLTWGLLHRSEEGASQDAELTHLQRDIRAAAGTKEI; from the coding sequence ATGCCTCCTCAAgccggcacgccggtcacgccgcaggcggtgccccaccgcacggcggcgcagccaAGCAAGCACCGCCTGCTCTACTCTGAGATCTTCCCCCccctgctgcgcgtgctGGCGTACAGCACCGCGGCGTActttgcgctgcacctcaCCTGGGGCCTGCTGCACCGCTCCGAGgagggcgcgtcgcaggaCGCGGAGCTCACGCACCTCCAGCGCGACAttcgcgctgcggcgggtACCAAGGAAATCTAA